The Labeo rohita strain BAU-BD-2019 unplaced genomic scaffold, IGBB_LRoh.1.0 scaffold_242, whole genome shotgun sequence genome includes a window with the following:
- the acer3 gene encoding alkaline ceramidase 3, protein MAPAADRPGYWGTPTSTLDWCEENYVVSYYIAEFWNTVSNLIMILPPIYGAIQTCKDGLEVRYVWSFLGLAAVGIGSWSFHMTLQYEMQLLDELPMIYSCCVFVYCLYECFKQERAVNYLSIMLLLTFSIIVSVVYLIWKEPVFHQVMYAVLVAFLVIRSVFIVTWVYPWLKALCFTSLSVFLLGFVLWNIDNIFCDSLRATRQQLPPVVGAVTQLHAWWHILTGLGSYLHILLSLQIRSTYLKHRPKVKFLCGVWPMLHIESQKAS, encoded by the exons ATGGCTCCGGCGGCGGACAGGCCGGGCTACTGGGGAACACCGACCTCAACTCTCGACTGGTGCGAGGAGAATTATGTGGTCTCGTATTACATCGCCGAATTCT GGAATACTGTCAGTAACCTGATAATGATTCTACCTCCCATTTATGGAGCTATTCAGACGTGTAAAGATGGCTTGGAAGTACGCTATGTGTGGTCATTTTTAGGCCTTGCTG CCGTAGGCATCGGTTCATGGAGCTTCCACATGACACTACAGTATGAAATGCAG TTGCTGGATGAGCTGCCGATGATCTACAGCTGCTGCGTCTTTGTCTACTGTCT ATATGAGTGCTTCAAGCAAGAGCGTGCTGTTAACTATTTGTCAATTATGCTTCTGCTGACCTTCAGTATTATTGTTAGTGTG GTTTACCTAATATGGAAGGAGCCTGTGTTTCATCAG GTCATGTACGCCGTACTAGTGGCGTTCTTGGTGATCCGCTCTGTTTTCATAGTCACATG GGTGTACCCGTGGCTCAAAGCCCTCTGCTTTACATCATTAAGCGTCTTCCTGTTGGGATTCGTATTATGGAACATCGATAATATCTTTTGTGACTCTCTACG AGCCACACGGCAGCAGCTGCCCCCTGTGGTCGGAGCGGTTACACAGCTTCATGCCTGGTGGCATATCCTAACAGGCCTGGGGTCATATTTACACATACTTCTCAG CCTTCAGATTCGGTCGACCTACCTCAAGCACAGACCAAAAGTGAAGTTTTTATGTGGCGTTTGGCCGATGCTGCACATTGAATCCCAGAAGGCGAGTTGA